One genomic segment of Chitinophaga sancti includes these proteins:
- a CDS encoding YdcF family protein encodes MKLNRKIFAIGLCTGLLATTMTFGQHKSKHYHKPVAKPRATVPARITFTATQQVQIRKSFYFLYMLERKGDTHDIVQKDAVFNTIATERATRLQTALSTCTNAACLGEALEWTPDEIRRTGDEFVQLVNTNNYMTEMVQRLKVVNRYPVYDEENDTAYIRKVWGDIAKGMNHIYEVYLQGERPRYAAIDSASIQPSDLPAVKTGLQHKMGGSFYRQSLQAALTALEVNGRDEATRYEPLYAGRNAAAFKRSRLIYWNAYKYSVILVPGAGPGKKGQSMDSVGMYRCRLAVEAYNNKLAPYIVVSGGHVHPYKTPFCEAVEMKKYLMTKLGIPDSAIIIEPHARHTTTNIRNTERLMYLFNMPATKPGLIITDPMQSLMIEKMAPRFVKEIGYVPYKEMERVDDTTNRFLPDEKAWQEDPNDPLDP; translated from the coding sequence ATGAAATTGAACAGAAAGATCTTTGCCATTGGCCTTTGCACAGGGCTACTGGCCACCACAATGACCTTTGGGCAACACAAGAGTAAACATTATCACAAGCCGGTAGCAAAACCACGCGCCACTGTTCCGGCACGCATCACGTTTACGGCTACACAGCAGGTACAAATCAGGAAGTCTTTTTACTTTCTCTATATGTTGGAAAGAAAAGGAGATACGCATGATATCGTACAAAAAGATGCGGTATTTAACACCATCGCAACTGAAAGAGCCACCCGTTTACAAACGGCACTCAGTACCTGTACCAATGCGGCCTGCCTGGGCGAAGCGTTGGAATGGACCCCGGACGAAATCCGCAGAACAGGAGATGAGTTTGTACAGTTAGTAAATACTAACAATTATATGACGGAAATGGTACAACGCCTGAAGGTAGTGAACCGTTACCCGGTATATGATGAAGAAAATGATACGGCTTATATCCGCAAAGTATGGGGAGATATCGCCAAGGGTATGAACCACATTTACGAAGTGTATTTACAGGGTGAACGTCCCCGCTATGCAGCGATCGATAGCGCTTCTATACAGCCATCTGATTTACCTGCTGTGAAAACAGGTTTACAGCACAAAATGGGAGGTTCCTTTTATCGCCAGTCATTGCAGGCAGCCCTCACCGCACTGGAAGTAAATGGCAGGGATGAGGCCACCCGTTACGAACCACTGTATGCCGGTCGTAATGCGGCGGCTTTTAAAAGGTCCCGTTTGATTTACTGGAATGCCTACAAGTACAGTGTGATCCTCGTGCCCGGCGCAGGTCCCGGAAAGAAAGGACAGAGCATGGATTCAGTAGGAATGTATCGCTGCAGACTGGCTGTGGAAGCTTATAATAACAAACTCGCACCTTACATCGTCGTTTCCGGTGGACATGTACATCCGTACAAAACGCCTTTCTGTGAGGCAGTGGAAATGAAGAAGTACCTGATGACAAAATTGGGTATTCCGGATAGTGCCATCATCATAGAACCACATGCAAGACATACGACGACGAATATCCGTAATACGGAAAGGTTGATGTACCTGTTTAATATGCCGGCTACCAAACCGGGGCTTATAATTACTGATCCCATGCAGTCGCTGATGATTGAGAAGATGGCGCCCCGTTTTGTAAAAGAAATCGGCTATGTACCTTATAAGGAAATGGAGAGAGTGGATGATACGACGAACAGGTTCCTGCCGGATGAAAAGGCATGGCAGGAGGATCCTAATGATCCGCTGGACCCGTGA
- a CDS encoding amidohydrolase family protein, giving the protein MKNYLLMTIGAIFQSCLIFAQQGPLTVLKDITLIDGSGAPVRQHANMVIQADKVVSFPDTKHLPKNARRINMNGKTVMPLLINAHGHLGLIKGNTATANNYTDANVKRQLEQYLHYGIGAVLSMGTDQPLIWPFRDSSQKGAIPGATVYTAGYGFGANGGVPPGAFGKHIQRALTPEAATAAMEQLAALHPDFVKIWVDGNPKVTPDIYQAIITSAHAHGIKVAAHVYYLEDARNLVNDGIDLLAHSIRDQVVDNAFITLMKEKGTYYIPTLSLDKYNFAYGTQLPDWINDDFFIHSLEPGVYDELKRMPQQNDKDREKKIRAFNIAKTNLHKLDSAGIPICMGTDSGAQPTRAQGFSEHLELALMAEAGLTPLKVITCATANGAKLLNGAHHSGTLIPGNKADFMILDGNPAEDIKATRSITAIWKNGKEIK; this is encoded by the coding sequence ATGAAGAATTATCTGTTGATGACCATAGGGGCAATATTTCAAAGCTGCCTAATTTTTGCGCAGCAGGGACCCCTTACGGTACTGAAAGATATTACGCTCATAGACGGCAGCGGCGCGCCAGTGCGCCAGCATGCAAATATGGTGATCCAGGCAGATAAGGTGGTTTCTTTTCCGGATACTAAACACCTGCCTAAAAACGCCAGACGCATTAACATGAACGGCAAAACGGTCATGCCGCTGCTGATCAATGCCCACGGGCACCTGGGACTGATAAAAGGAAATACAGCTACCGCCAATAATTATACGGACGCGAATGTGAAACGGCAGCTGGAACAATATTTACACTACGGCATCGGCGCCGTATTGAGTATGGGTACGGATCAGCCACTGATCTGGCCATTCCGCGATTCCTCTCAAAAAGGCGCTATACCCGGCGCTACCGTTTATACTGCCGGCTATGGCTTTGGGGCTAACGGTGGCGTACCTCCCGGCGCATTTGGAAAACATATCCAACGGGCCCTTACTCCTGAAGCGGCAACAGCTGCCATGGAACAACTGGCGGCCCTACATCCTGATTTTGTAAAGATATGGGTGGATGGAAATCCCAAAGTGACGCCTGATATTTACCAGGCGATTATTACTTCTGCCCATGCCCATGGCATTAAAGTAGCTGCTCATGTCTATTACCTGGAAGATGCCCGCAACTTAGTGAACGATGGCATCGACCTGCTGGCACATAGCATCCGTGATCAGGTGGTAGATAATGCTTTCATTACCCTGATGAAAGAAAAAGGTACTTATTATATTCCCACACTCTCTTTAGACAAATACAATTTTGCATACGGCACACAATTGCCTGATTGGATAAATGATGACTTTTTTATTCACTCCCTTGAACCCGGTGTATACGATGAATTAAAACGTATGCCCCAGCAGAACGACAAGGACCGTGAGAAAAAAATCAGAGCCTTCAATATCGCAAAAACAAACTTACATAAACTGGACAGCGCCGGCATCCCCATTTGTATGGGTACCGACTCTGGTGCACAACCCACCCGTGCACAGGGCTTTTCAGAACACTTAGAATTAGCACTGATGGCCGAGGCAGGACTCACCCCACTCAAAGTTATTACCTGTGCCACCGCCAATGGGGCAAAATTGCTAAACGGCGCACATCATTCAGGAACTTTAATACCAGGAAATAAAGCAGATTTTATGATCCTTGATGGCAATCCGGCAGAGGATATCAAAGCCACCAGGAGCATTACCGCAATTTGGAAAAATGGAAAGGAAATAAAATGA
- a CDS encoding dicarboxylate/amino acid:cation symporter produces MRQLIKNYSSILLLLGGIITGSIMGLTLGPRVLILKPIGDIFLNLIFIAVVPLVFFAISAAIANIDPGQKLGKIMSAMGLVFLSTILIAAFLTIVVIWLFPLEAVVTVPGSLPDLKDAGNWGDQMVRLLTTEEFFSLLSRKNMLPLLIFAAIMGFAALKAGEAGAPFRKFLLSANAVMKSFLDIIMVMAPLGLGVYFACQIAELGPQLFVTYASSMKIYYGFGIVYFFVGFSFYAFLAGGWKGIITFWKYNIVPSLTALGSCSSIATIPANLEAGKKMKVPESINNVVIPLGATLHKDGSSISSIVKIGVVFALFGRDFSGVDTILLALGITVIVSIVEGGVPNGGYIGELLVMSVYGFPVAALPAVMIVGTLVDPLATVLNATGDTVAAMLVTRVLKGKKWITEKTDGEDLPASGGK; encoded by the coding sequence ATGCGTCAATTAATAAAGAACTATAGTAGCATCCTGCTTTTGCTGGGAGGGATCATTACCGGCAGCATTATGGGTCTCACGCTAGGGCCACGGGTATTGATCCTGAAACCCATCGGTGATATTTTCCTTAACCTGATCTTTATTGCCGTGGTACCGCTGGTGTTCTTTGCTATTTCTGCAGCTATTGCCAATATTGATCCGGGGCAGAAACTGGGTAAGATCATGTCTGCCATGGGACTGGTATTCCTTTCTACTATATTGATAGCTGCATTTCTTACGATTGTGGTGATCTGGCTTTTTCCGCTGGAAGCGGTAGTGACGGTTCCGGGGTCATTGCCGGACCTCAAAGATGCGGGTAACTGGGGAGATCAGATGGTGAGATTACTGACCACAGAGGAGTTCTTTTCCCTCTTATCGAGGAAGAATATGCTGCCGTTGTTAATCTTTGCCGCTATTATGGGCTTTGCGGCCCTGAAAGCCGGGGAGGCAGGTGCACCTTTCAGGAAGTTCCTGCTATCGGCCAATGCCGTGATGAAGAGCTTCCTGGACATTATTATGGTGATGGCGCCACTGGGTTTGGGCGTTTATTTCGCCTGCCAGATTGCGGAGCTGGGTCCGCAATTGTTCGTGACCTATGCCAGTTCTATGAAGATCTATTATGGGTTTGGCATTGTTTACTTCTTCGTGGGGTTTTCCTTTTACGCTTTCCTGGCCGGTGGGTGGAAGGGGATCATTACATTTTGGAAATATAATATAGTGCCTTCCCTGACCGCATTAGGGTCTTGCAGCAGCATTGCGACCATTCCTGCCAACCTGGAAGCGGGGAAGAAAATGAAGGTGCCGGAAAGTATTAATAACGTGGTGATACCATTAGGTGCCACGCTGCATAAGGATGGATCCAGTATTTCTTCGATTGTAAAGATCGGGGTGGTATTTGCGCTGTTTGGAAGGGATTTTTCGGGGGTGGATACGATCCTGCTGGCATTGGGGATTACAGTGATCGTGAGTATTGTGGAAGGAGGCGTCCCCAATGGAGGGTACATCGGGGAGCTCCTTGTAATGTCTGTGTATGGATTTCCGGTGGCGGCTTTGCCAGCGGTAATGATAGTTGGTACGCTGGTGGATCCGCTGGCTACTGTATTAAATGCAACAGGTGATACGGTAGCTGCGATGTTGGTGACCAGGGTGCTGAAGGGGAAGAAGTGGATAACCGAAAAAACGGATGGCGAAGATCTTCCAGCCAGCGGTGGTAAATAA
- a CDS encoding sodium:solute symporter family transporter produces MNKLANIDYIIFVIYFLVVASYGYWIYLRKKKATMSTKDFFLAEGSLTWWAIGASLIASNISAEQFIGMSGNGFSVGIAVSAYEWIAAVALIIVAVWFIPVYLKNKIYTMPQFLKTRYNETVALIMAVFWLFLYVFVNLTSILFLGALAINNLVGAEHFHIIMVALAIFALVITLGGMKVIGYTDVIQVIVLIIGGLATTWLALTMVSEHFGLGKDALAGFNALMKDSPDHFEMILKKPGPGASQEYINRYLLLPGITIYFAGQWIINLNYWGCNQYITQRALGADLKTARNGILFAGLLKLMMPVIVMLPGIAAYVLYKNGGLQGEMAPGGQFNADNAYSAVLTFLPNGLKGLSLAALTAAIVASLAGKANSISTIFTLDVYKKYINKEADEKKLVWTGRITIVVAMLVAIAFTWNDLLGIGGAGGFTFIQKYTGFISPGVFAMFLLGMFWKRTTGAAAVAGIVTGFLLSVVFNNYAAEWFGHETWLYTAFLNSKGVYEIPFQICMGWAFFFTLVVMVILSLAGPAINPKAFQLDKAMFKLAPSTIVMIVITLLILSALYIRFW; encoded by the coding sequence ATGAATAAACTCGCCAACATTGATTACATCATATTTGTAATCTACTTCCTGGTAGTCGCGTCTTATGGTTACTGGATTTACCTCCGGAAAAAGAAGGCCACTATGAGTACGAAAGATTTCTTCCTGGCAGAAGGATCACTCACATGGTGGGCCATAGGCGCTTCCCTCATTGCCTCCAACATTTCAGCTGAACAATTCATTGGTATGAGTGGCAATGGCTTCTCTGTCGGTATCGCCGTTTCTGCCTATGAATGGATCGCAGCTGTAGCCCTCATTATCGTAGCAGTCTGGTTTATTCCCGTTTACCTGAAGAACAAGATCTACACCATGCCACAGTTTCTCAAAACCCGTTATAATGAAACGGTGGCGCTCATCATGGCTGTATTCTGGTTATTCCTGTATGTGTTTGTCAACCTCACGTCCATCCTGTTCCTCGGTGCACTGGCCATCAACAACCTGGTAGGTGCTGAACATTTTCACATCATCATGGTGGCCCTGGCTATCTTTGCACTGGTCATCACATTAGGTGGTATGAAAGTGATCGGTTATACCGATGTGATCCAGGTGATCGTACTGATCATTGGTGGCCTTGCTACTACGTGGCTGGCACTGACTATGGTGAGCGAACACTTTGGCCTTGGCAAAGATGCACTGGCTGGTTTTAATGCACTCATGAAAGATTCTCCCGATCACTTTGAGATGATCCTCAAAAAACCTGGTCCCGGCGCTTCGCAGGAGTACATCAACCGTTATCTCTTATTGCCTGGTATCACTATTTACTTTGCAGGCCAGTGGATCATCAACCTGAACTACTGGGGGTGTAACCAATACATTACACAAAGAGCACTGGGCGCGGATCTGAAGACCGCCCGTAATGGTATTCTCTTCGCTGGTCTCCTGAAATTGATGATGCCTGTGATCGTGATGTTGCCTGGTATCGCCGCTTATGTATTGTACAAGAATGGTGGCTTGCAGGGCGAAATGGCTCCTGGTGGACAATTCAATGCGGACAATGCTTATTCTGCTGTACTGACCTTCCTGCCAAATGGTCTGAAAGGTTTGTCCCTCGCAGCGTTGACAGCTGCTATCGTAGCGTCACTGGCGGGTAAGGCAAATAGTATTTCGACGATCTTTACACTGGATGTTTATAAGAAATATATTAATAAAGAAGCCGATGAGAAAAAGCTGGTATGGACAGGTCGCATCACGATCGTTGTGGCCATGCTGGTGGCCATTGCCTTTACATGGAATGACCTGTTAGGAATTGGTGGTGCAGGTGGTTTTACCTTTATCCAGAAATATACAGGTTTTATCAGTCCCGGTGTATTCGCCATGTTCCTGCTAGGTATGTTCTGGAAGCGTACCACTGGTGCAGCGGCAGTAGCAGGTATCGTAACCGGCTTTTTACTTTCCGTGGTGTTCAATAACTATGCAGCGGAATGGTTTGGACATGAAACGTGGTTATACACCGCGTTCCTGAACAGCAAGGGGGTATATGAGATTCCATTCCAGATCTGTATGGGCTGGGCATTCTTCTTTACCCTGGTGGTGATGGTGATATTGAGCCTGGCAGGTCCGGCCATCAACCCGAAAGCCTTCCAGCTGGACAAAGCGATGTTCAAACTGGCACCGTCTACCATCGTTATGATTGTAATAACGCTGCTCATACTCAGTGCGCTGTACATCCGCTTCTGGTAA